The sequence below is a genomic window from Halolamina litorea.
GAGGAAGCCATCGAGCGATCGAGCGACCTCAAGGCGCGACTGAACGAGATCGAGGACCGCGCCGACGACCTCGAAGCCGAACTCGAGGAGGCGATGCTCCACATCCCGATGCTCCCCGACGAGGACGTGCCCCGCGGTGCCGACGAGAGCGAGAACGTCGAGCGCCGCCGCGAGGGGTTCGACGATCTGCGTGACCTCCCCGACGAGGTGACGCCCCACTACGACCTCGGCGAGGAACTCGACATCCTCGACTTCGAGCGCGGCGCGAAAGTCAGCGGCGGCGGCTACTACTTCGCCAAAGGCGAGGGCGCCCGCCTCGAACACGCGCTGATCCAGTTCTTCCTCGAAACTCACCGTGAACAGGGGTACACCGACGTGTTCCCGCCGATCCCGGTTAACAGCCGCTCGATGGAGGGCACCGGCCAGTTCCCGAAGTTCACCCAGGACGCCTATCGGCTGGAGGGGAGCCACGACGAACCGTACGACGACGACGACCTCTGGCTGCTCCCGACCGCCGAGGTCCCGGTCACGAACCTCCACCGCGACGAGATCCTGCTCGACGACGACCTGCCGCTGAAGTACCAGGCCTACTCGCCCAACTTCCGCCAGGAGGCTGGCGAACACGGCACCGAGACCCGTGGGATCGTCCGGGTCCACCAGTTCAACAAGGTGGAGATGGTCAACTTCGTCCGCCCGGAGGAGAGCGACGAGCGCTTCGAGGGGCTCGTGAGCGAGGCCGAGTCGGTCCTGCAGGCGCTCGGGCTCCCCTACCGGATTCTGGAGATGTGTACGGGCGACCTCGGGTTCACGCAGGCCAAGAAGTACGACATCGAGGTCTGGGCGCCCGGCGACGACATGGCCGAGGGCCCCGAGCAGGGTGGCCGCTGGCTCGAAGTCTCGTCGGTGTCGAACTTCCGGGACTTCCAGGCCCGGCGGGCGGGGATCCAGTACCGCCCCGAACAGCACGAGTCGGCGGAGTACCTCCACACGCTCAACGGCTCGGGCGTCGCCGTCCCGCGCGTGCTCGTGGCGATTCTGGAGTACTACCAGAACGAGGACGGCACCGTCGACGTGCCCGAGGCGCTCCAGCCCTACATGGGCGGGCAGGAGGTCGTCGAGGGTCACGACCCGGTGAGTGAGAGCGCCGTCGGCGACGAGTAGCGAGACGACCGCCGGTCGTCTCGGAACGACGAGCGGCGAACCCCGTGAGCCGCGAGTAGCAGGATAGGGAAACCCCGCGAGGAACTTTTCGGCTGAACAAGGGAACGAGCGGCGACGCTACGGAGCGGAACTGAACGGTAAAAGGCCGACCCACGGGGATGGATCGGCGACGAGTCGAGGGAACGGGTGACCCGCGGGGGCGGGCTTCAGAGCTCTTCGGGCGGCAGGAACTGTGGCGTCTCGTCGTCCGGGGAGTCCGTCCAGAACACCTGATCGCCCTTCTCCAGGTCGTAGCGTTCGGCGATCTCCTTCGGGATGGAGACGGTGTAGCCGCCGTTGGACTCCTGTACGGTCCGACTGTCGGCGTACGGTCCTCTGCACTGTGGCATACACACCGGTACGGGAGAGATCACCTTCAAGCGTTGGCAGACATCGCTCGCGAGCCTGAAACGTGTCTGACGCGCGTCGGTCGGGCGTCGCCGTCGCGGTCCTCACTGCGCCGCGCTGTCGGTCCCACAGCTACCGACGCTCCCCTCGAACTCCGCACAGTCCGCCCGAACCCGGACGGAGAACGATTCCTCGGCCGGGCCGTCGGGCCGGTAGTCGACCGCCGCGGTCAGGCAGTCCGGCGAACTATCGACCCGGTCGAGCAGGTCGAACCGTTGCCACTCCCCGCCATCGACGCGGGCGGCGACGACGTACTCGCCGTCTTGAGGGTCCCACGTACAGTCGGCGACGGCGCCGGGAAGCACGTCGTCGCTTTTCGACTCGACGGTGTGGGTCGACTCGTGGACCGTCTCGCCGTCACGGTCGACGCGGAGGCCGAAGCGGTGGCTCTCCCGTTCGTCCCAGTTGCTGACCGTCAGGCGTCCGAGCGTCGTCGACGCGCCGAGACGGGGGAGGCCCTGACAGCCCGCGAGGCCTGCCACGCCGGCGACGCCCAGCGTGCCGAGGAGGGATCGGCGTTTCACGGGCGAGATCCGTGGCTCCGCGGGAAATGCTTTGTGTCGGACGGGGTGGGCGTTACACCGTCGCGGTATCACGCTTCGTGCCCGCGGGAGCGAACGTGGGGGCTGGGCTACTTCCCCCAGAAGGGGTCGCGCTTGCGCATCTTCTCCAGGTACGCGTTCAGCGCCTCGCGCTCGTCGGCCGGGATCTCCTCTTTGAGTTCCTGTTCGAGGATCTTCGCGTGTTTCTCGGGCAGGTAGATCCAGAGTTCGTCGCCCTCCTCGATGTCCCGACCCACCGTCGGGCCGTCGATGGCGATGCTGACGCGGCTGCCCGCGCGGGCCTCGTCCACGTCCTCGCCCTGTTCCTGCATCCCGGAGAGCTCCCCGATCCGGGTCGGCTCGCCGTTCTCGAACTTCGCCACCCGGCGGTTGTTCTCGATGGTGCCGGCGAGGATCTCGACGCCGACGACCGCGGGGTTGTTCTGCCGGAACGTGTGGTCCTGCAGGATGCGGAAGCGGGCCGGTCGGTGGATCTTGTCGAGGACGGTCTCCTGCTGTTCGCGCTGGCGTTCCTCGACGAACTCCTCGTAGTCCTCGACGAGCTGATAGATCACGTCGTGGTTGAACAGCCGAACGTCCTGCCGGTCGAGTTCGCGCTCGGCGTCGGGGAGCACGTCGACGTTGAACCCGAGAATCACGCGGTTCTCGGCCTCGTTTGCGGTGCTGGCGACCGCCACGTCACGCGGCGCGATATCGCCGACCTCCGCCCGGAGGATCGGGATTTCGGCCTCCTGGAGCGCATTGGCCATCGCCTCCAGACTGCCGAGCGTGTCGGCTTTGACGACGACGCCCTGCTCTGCGGTTTCGACTTCGATCTCGGAGAGTTCGGCCTCGACCTCCTCGATCACGTCCTCGAGCGGGCGACCACGGACCACGCGGACCGGCGCGCCGGCCATCGCGTCGTCGAGGTCCGGTGCCGCGAGTTTCACGCCGGAGGCGGCCTGTACGGAGTCGAGCCGTTCGAACTCCTGTTCGGTCCGGATCTCCGAGAGCGCCCGTGGGCGAAGCAGCGCGCGGACCTCCGTGACGATGGGGCCCTCGACGCCGCCGACGACGATGCGGTCGCCCTCCGTGACGGTACCGTCGTACAGCACCACGTCGAGCGTCGCGCCGAACCCCTTCTCGTCTTTCACCTCGAGGACCGTCCCCTTCCCGGGGCCGCCCAGATCGATCTCCATCTCGTTTTTCATGTAGCGCTGGGAGAGCCCCATCAGCACCGCCAGCAGGTCGGGCACTCCCTCGCCGGTCATCGCCGAGACGGGGACGACGCCGATGTTACCTTGGAAGTTCTGGACGCGCCAGTAGAGGTCCGCCGAGAAGC
It includes:
- the serS gene encoding serine--tRNA ligase; translation: MISRRTLREEPERVRDALDAKGVDDVDVDEILAVYDEWRELKGEGDELRHERNEVSRSIGELKREGKEEEAEEAIERSSDLKARLNEIEDRADDLEAELEEAMLHIPMLPDEDVPRGADESENVERRREGFDDLRDLPDEVTPHYDLGEELDILDFERGAKVSGGGYYFAKGEGARLEHALIQFFLETHREQGYTDVFPPIPVNSRSMEGTGQFPKFTQDAYRLEGSHDEPYDDDDLWLLPTAEVPVTNLHRDEILLDDDLPLKYQAYSPNFRQEAGEHGTETRGIVRVHQFNKVEMVNFVRPEESDERFEGLVSEAESVLQALGLPYRILEMCTGDLGFTQAKKYDIEVWAPGDDMAEGPEQGGRWLEVSSVSNFRDFQARRAGIQYRPEQHESAEYLHTLNGSGVAVPRVLVAILEYYQNEDGTVDVPEALQPYMGGQEVVEGHDPVSESAVGDE
- a CDS encoding AbrB/MazE/SpoVT family DNA-binding domain-containing protein; the encoded protein is MPQCRGPYADSRTVQESNGGYTVSIPKEIAERYDLEKGDQVFWTDSPDDETPQFLPPEEL
- the infB gene encoding translation initiation factor IF-2, with translation MPDANHDTDADVDPGSLRTPIVAVLGHVDHGKTSLLDKIRGSAVSEGEAGAITQHIGATAVPLDTVSSMAGDLVMADDFDLPGLLFIDTPGHHSFSTLRARGGALADIAVLVVDVNDGFQPQTEEALDILRRTGTPFVVAANKVDTTPGWNPKPDSPVKQTYDAQSDRARQRLDENLYEIIGQLSDAGFSADLYWRVQNFQGNIGVVPVSAMTGEGVPDLLAVLMGLSQRYMKNEMEIDLGGPGKGTVLEVKDEKGFGATLDVVLYDGTVTEGDRIVVGGVEGPIVTEVRALLRPRALSEIRTEQEFERLDSVQAASGVKLAAPDLDDAMAGAPVRVVRGRPLEDVIEEVEAELSEIEVETAEQGVVVKADTLGSLEAMANALQEAEIPILRAEVGDIAPRDVAVASTANEAENRVILGFNVDVLPDAERELDRQDVRLFNHDVIYQLVEDYEEFVEERQREQQETVLDKIHRPARFRILQDHTFRQNNPAVVGVEILAGTIENNRRVAKFENGEPTRIGELSGMQEQGEDVDEARAGSRVSIAIDGPTVGRDIEEGDELWIYLPEKHAKILEQELKEEIPADEREALNAYLEKMRKRDPFWGK